The window ttatagagACAAGCTTGAATAAAAAAGCATATATTATatcaacacatatatatatatatataattatatgtttaaatttatattgttaatcAGTATTAATTTATTCTATTTGTTGGAACCATATATTACATggtgatttttataaaattattattttattaaaaaaatttaatttttatactaGTCTGAgttgaaaccaacaaaatttattaaattatagagtattaatttatagaggtatatgtcaaaatcaaaagactccaaaacaaacaaaaacgaatcGAGTGCGTATAGTTGTAAGTTTAAAGTAAACGTACGCATCCATATACCAATCTTCATCTCGACAAAAAAGGATATAATCTTTTCGAAAATTAAGATTCGTACTTGCTATATTAGCTCCCCTAATTCGCGATAGTTTTCATAACTACACTATAACTGCATAATTCCACCAATACCACACGAGAATAAAGATTAACAACTTGTCATATAAACATAGTTAATCATTGCCCATAACTTTGTCCTCAAATTTCAAAGATGATGAGACTTAACTGATTAATGCATGCACCTTTCCAAATAACAGTTTCTTCGTGTAAATTATTCTTCCTTAAATAATTCATATAGTATAAAAGTATAGCTTTATTAATGACTGATTTGAAGGTACGTAGAAGTGGAACATACTTTACTTGGACCTAAATGAAACTGAGTTAGTCAAATcactaataaaacaaattcagaATTAAAACATGGAATCGCtataagaaaatgtaaataattcaaGAATGCCCATTGATATCGAGTTGTTTTCTTTGACGACACGCATTGATACAAAAGCTATAAGATAAATCAAGTAATAATTGAAatgttggaaaagaaaaaaatatatatattagtatatgttaTGAAAAACAGCTTGTGGCTCTATCGAATACATCTAACGACTAACGTGTTAGAGAAAGCTAATAATTGAGGCATTCAAAACTCTTAATGCAACTTGGCTAATGGGAATAGTTTTTGACATCCAATCCCACATTTTGGtccaattattaattttttcttcaatatttaTACCTCAACAAATGTTATCTatatttagttataaaaaaaaaaaacaaatcatttgtCTATTGGCACCAACGCGTATTGGTAGACAATATCTATCGCTAGcaaaattaacaatttacaTGTTCTAGTatgattatatttgtatatacatataccaaaaataatatgcaTGCAACTGCTAAACAGTCatggttttaaaaatatcacTAAGTTACCTACATTCAGCTAATTTTTTTCACATTTCTAAAATAGGGTAAGCAACAGATTAATAAACCAAGTtgggagaaggaaaaaaaacaatcaaatagaAAGTGATATAATGATATTTGGAAGAAGTCATCTAAAAGGAGGTCCTGAGCTTTCTTCCCACCAGTTTGATCTTGAGAGGGAGGATTAAAGCCCCAAAATAAAGTGTTATCAGAAATTATTTCGGATTTTATTTAGAAACACAGATAAATAtacacatgtatttttttttaagtacaccTTCACGCATTCAAcaaatataaatacattaattatGTTTAAATACCAAAAggatgtaataaaaaaaatctgtttttaaaatatatgtatagatattaattaaaaaaaaaagaacatacaaataagattttgttttctgtatgcatattataagttataaatctatatatacattttttgagacatttatgaaataaatcctgaagttcatatatatttacaatcatgccattgatattaaatatttttaatttttaatttacaatttattaaattatgataaggtttccaatttttgtaaacaattattccctccccccccccccccNNNNNNNNNNNNNNNNNNNNNNNNNNNNNNNNNNNNNNNNNNNNNNNNNNNNNNNNNNNNNNNNNNNNNNNNNNNNNNNNNNNNNNNNNNNNNNNNNNNNNNNNNNNNNNNNNNNNNNNNNNNNNNNNNNNNNNNNNNNNNNNNNNNNNNNNNNNNNNNNNNNNNNNNNNNNNNNNNNNNNNNNNNNNNNNNNNNNNNNNNNNNNNNNNNNNNNNNNNNNNNNNNNNNNNNNNNNNNNNNNNNNNNNNNNNNNNNNNNNNNNNNNNNNNNNNNNNNNNNNNNNNNNATATTTGCAACTTTCCAAAACAATCggaactatatttattattaaacatacagaactttctatatttattaataaattatgatGAATGATCGAATCagagatgttaaaaaaaaatcatacaaaactGCAATACAGAAAttatactatacatatatatatatatatatattagaatattacAATATAATAACAATACTACTAtctttaaattgaaaaataaaaagaaacaaacagttTTTCCTTTAATAAATCACTACTTaatgaattatatgatatagtacctgtagtaaaaaaaactttaaacaaaacaattttcacACGACTACGTAGTGgatatatatttgtaaggttgtacatttaaaagtaaaaaacaattatatgatatagttccttttttatatatgatatagttcctatagtaaaaacaataaacttcaaacaaaacaatttttatactatctaatagatatatatttataaggttgtatatttgaaaagtaaaactttagttatatatataattaatctataaaacaaattacattaactgttttttattaataaatatagtttcaGTATACCGCGGATGAATATCTAGTTATAAATATAAGgattagatttataaaaaaaagtcatgtcAATTTGTTAGAAAAAAGGGCAAgcaatttttcatattttgggGTAAGAGATGGAGAGAAGGTGTGGTGGTGGGTAGTGGGCATCAACTCACACAAGAATctctcattccttttttttttttttttgttagtactTTTAGGAGTGTACAATGTTTTCTTATGGACAAATAGACAGATGTAATTGTCTATCCAATGTGTTAATTGATCGTAATTAAAATTCCTCCATTCGTCTTTTTAAAGGCTAAAAAAAGCTTATCCACGAAACATGAATTGTTTAACTAGCAGCAAACCAAAACCagcgaaaaaaaaagaaaaaaaaaaaaaaaNNNNNNNNNNNNNNNNNNNNNNNNNNNNNNNNNNNNNNNNNNNNNNNNNNNNNNNNNNaaaaaaaaaaaaaaaacggtaaTGGACAGAGacacaaatcataaataatCACTTGAGAGCCGTTTGATTGAATTATTTATAACCGCATCACGTCACAACTGGAGGACCCAACACACACGTATCGGACGGCAACACGCCGTCAAAAGTGGGGTCTATGTTTCCAAACAAAACTCCTTTTTTAGTCCGTTGGATCCCTTTATTCTTTTAGTCTTTTTTGGAGCCAAACCGCGTTGAGCCGTTGACCAACGAGCTCTTTTTGTCTTAAACCTAGCCTAATCCACCGTATAAACCGTACACTATTCGGGACCAGATCCTACCCCTAAAGTACACTATAccggaaagaaaaagaaaaaaaaaaaaaaaaaaaaaagaacaaaggaaCAACTGTCTGCGTCCGCCCCGCGCGTCCGCTTCAGTTCCCCTCAAAActggttcttttttttctccgttAAACCGTAACACACTTTTTTTTAGTAACAACATACTTTGTAATGAAAACGTCATCTCATCTTCTTCGAGACAGCGACGACCCATCTCGCCACGTGGCATTATCATGGTTATATCCTCTTTCCGACCAGTCTCGCCACGTGTCATTTATTGTGGTTtaaacttccttttttttgtcattatatatattgtccATCCGTTTTTTTCTCACCGTGAAATCGCTGCTACGGCGGCTGGGAGCGGCGGGACAGCGGAGATCTCCGGTAGGAGAATATCGGTGCCGTCCAAATGGAGGTCGTCGTTGTAATTTAAGAACCTGTCGACGGCGAGTGCGCTCGGGCGAGCCACAGCGTTCTCCCAAGCCTCGTCGGCTTCTTCTCCTCGCCGGAGAAACACCTCCGTTGCGTCGACGCGGTGCATGTTCCATTTCCACTGCTTGTAAAGCCTCTGAATCTTCTGTAACTGACGGCACGCAAGCAAACAAGTGTTCTCTTTAATATTCTTGATCGCTGTTTCAAGAAGTCTCTCCGTCGTCTCCGCCGGATAGTTCCGCATCTCCGACCGGAGAAATTCGTCTAGCTCCGGAACTCCGATGGCACGGCGGATCCCGGCAGAGTAATCCGACGAAGATGGATCAAAGATGCGGCGAACCTCGTCGACTAGTCCCATCTCAACCATCTTATCAACTCGCTCCGAGACAAACGAGTGTAAAACCGGTCTAGAGACGTCAACCCACAAGAAACAACAATTGTACCTTAACCGGAAGTCAACGCAATTGTTGACCAAAGCCTCGATGTAAGAATTTGAACCACCGGCTATGATGGGGACACGGTCTCTCTGGACAATTGACTCAACGGCCCTGATCGCTTCCCTTTGGAAATCCTCCGCCGTGAAATCTTCGTAAGTGTCGTGGACGGTGCCGAGAAGGTGGTGAGGTACACCGAGGCTTTCCTCTGGAGTGACTTTGTTGGTGACTATGTCGAGACCTTTGTAGACTTGGATCTTGTCGGAGTTCACGATCTCCGCCGGAAAACGAGTGGCCAAGTCGATGGCGAGACGGGATTTTCCAGTTCCGGTGGCTCCCATGACGAAAACGACCTTGTCTTTTCGCCGGAAAAACGGACCGTCGACCATGTTTCCTTGGAAGTTTAACAATGGTTGATGAATCACTTGTCTTAGAGCCGTCATGCATGGATTCATTCTTATAAAACCTTCCCCTGCTGgacaaattatataattaatattttaaagacaGATCTAATTAGAAGCATAATATAACAAAGGCataataacatgcaatagattcGTTTGGGGTCAAAGTAGAGACACCGTTCCCGCATATTACTAACCTTGAAGTGGCTTGTTCCCCGGAGCACTGTCTCTTCCCTGTCAATCGTTATAAATtttctataagaaaaaatgtaacaaGAATCTTCTACTTATCTTGTTAATTAGGAAATCTTGAAAATAAATGTGAGTAGAAGGCAAGTTAAAGATTCTAGCTCATCAGGTGTATGTGAATAAGTGATAGTTACATATGCATGATATAGAGAGATACACTGAAACTATATTTGCTCTCAACGAGCATATGTTGTTGATGAAGAAAGATCGGGGCTTCGAAGAATTTATAGTGGCTGGAATGTTACAGTGACATGCTGttcgttttgttttatgtactatatatttttacatacaCTTGCTTCATAACACGTGTCTCAAAATGATACATACTTATATCACTACAGCTTCACTAAAGAATCATTGAGTGTGATTGGTTCTGTCACTAATTAGTAGTATAACtaagaaataacaaaagttatttaattttgtttctatcGCCCAAACAACTCTGATGGTGCCTGTTTTGAAGACGTCTGAACTTAGTAGTAACTACGACAACGAATTTATCGCTTGTTGAAAACCAGCaacaagtttcaaaaaaatatgtaaaattccaaaccattttctaattaagttttttgttagaattaaaattaatattccTTGAGCAATACATATATTGTGTGGCAACCTTCATCTCTCGAGCAAGCTTTTTGGGAGTGAGTTAGACCCATTACTAATATAGTATCAGAGCCTAAGTTCAAATTTCTCGATTATGGTCTACCACCCGTGGATGTCCAGTCCCACAAACTTCACGCTTCAAATGTCAGCGTGAGGGGAGGTGTGTTAAAATTATCCCACATCTGAAGAATTAATATTCCTtgggcaatatatatagtgtgtgaCAACCATCTCTCTTGAGCTAGTTTTTGGAAGTGaattaattaagatattttttttgttataacattTTCtaagttttgagaaaaataaatgctCAATATCAGAAATCTCAAATACCCTAGCATGTTTGATTGGACCTTATTATCATACAAATATAGAAATCTGATTTCAAAGTTAGTGGAATCAACTAAAACTATATTGGTTATGATGCGATTTCTGACTCGAATAAATTAAGGTCTGGAAgctcttttataatttttggctTTCggtttttagctttttcttATTTGGCTTATTCCCAAACACCCATTTCATTTTGTTAATTGCCACTAACTTTTATTAATTGAAatgtttaaacatatatatatatagttcattgGTATGGGTGTTTACTGTTTAggtataaccaaaaccaaaacatgtaCAAACGTATGATGAAAAATCACATCAATAGCCTTTCAAACCTAAAAGCTCTACAGAATTGAAAAATATTCCACTATATTTGATTGAAACTTATTGATCTTAATTAAGTACTGATTTTTTCCTATCCGATGATAACAACTTAACAAGTAATAATCGTAAATAAAAAAGGCCGAGAATCATAAAAATTAATGAACACTTTATATTCTAAAGGTTATTTAAACGTATAAAGATATGTGTTTTGTTAGGAAACTGAATGTGACCATGCGAAAAAATGAATCAAATAGTACAAGATTCGTTTGCAATTCACTTCATATATTTTCTACACCAAGGaaacaaacatagataaaaCCAACCCAACATTGAATACCTAGAAAGGATTACTACAGTTCAAAACTTAAACAAGCTGATACAATTCTgatgaaaagagaaacaaaacatataaaaaattgcTTGTACGAGAGTTCTTATCATTAGACAAACATAGCTTATATCATATATGATGAATTCAAATTAGTGGGTTGGACAAAACTTATATTGATTTGACGTTTAGTGAATGAATAAATTAAGATATCATATTGGGTTAACCTCTAACGATAAAAATGATGATGTATAATGTCGTTCAATTTTTTAGTAACAATGTTTATcgaattcaaaaatttaatagttaCATGCACGCttgttaatataaaaattaaaatattccaTTTTCTATGGCTTCAAAGACCAACCAAAAGCCTCTAAGGTCAGACTTTGAGATTTGATTGGCCATTGACCACgtcgagttttttttgttttttttctttttattttccgaTCGAAGAAAAGTACCCTCACGTGGGTCACCACTATAAGAGAATATAACAAAGTTAACGTATAATATTGATGGTTGGTGTGCAAATATTACGATGAAAATGTTTAGTAATGCATCACAAATAGATTAATTAACTTTAAACTGTCTAAGAgaatataactaaacaaaaattcatTGAAAAATCAATACAAAGTTATAATTAACTAGTTACATAGTttgccaaaaataaataattatatagttaTGCTTATTTGTTCCGCCTACAAGTTCATGATACATGCATAACTCAATACTAGATTAacacccgtgctagagcacggattgaaattcattttatttacattgtaatttttttataaaatatatttatgtgattgtttttaaaagttttttggataaaatattatgcaataaaatcatatgccaAATATGATAACTTGAAAAAGAtacttattttataagttttatattgttaatgattctagataagtacacGTGCTATAACagtgttaaattttattttatacaaaattttgcatattttctattttaaaataaaattttaatatgttgtattagtttatgtacgtgaagttatttcaacaatgtatattctaacTCATGACTTGAAtatcattataagacataattttgtgaatttagtttttaaaaagcgagttattatattatgagtaatttaatatattgttatactttttgttttaatatacttggttttttgaaattctttcatattattggcattgctataacaaatcaatttagagtgtttatagtttctaactttaatatcaagtttcaatattttaaaaatatttcaaaataaattatttaaagtttcttatattatataaaattataaaatttaacaaaaaaatatgaaattgaatttaaatattcaaattttgacccgttactcagtaaaatttttaattcaatagatattatttttaaagaataatattaataaaaattgaatattttatagattgaatcatttatatttgtttttaaaaattcaacttatggtatatccgaaaataaaactatcttttaattataataaataatatgataatttatttgtttcacaaaatagactcatatataaaaatgagaggtgaagtataataataattaacaaattaatatgttaagttagatattaaaggattttgtttgatgaataatttaataaaggaaattaatatggtaagttagatgatatcaaatgattctttaaaataatctttttaaaaattttggaaacaataaatctagactatacaaataatataaaacttaatctataacctatttgtaactaacttattaaaattatatattttacaaaacaatgttgtgtacttccgttttattatactGGGGattgtacatacatatataactcTTTCACAAAAAACGAagttacatatacatataactCAGTGTTAATTCCAAAAATGACATGCATGGTCGAAGTATGGGTTGACGTAAGGTtgaaatagaattttaataaatttctaTCGgttgacaagaaaacaaaaataaaaaactaattgacacaaatatataattccaaAACAGAAGTGGGGCTGTTTATGGAGGGTAATATTATATAGCTTTCATGAAGCAATTATATAATACcctcaataaataaatattgattttagTTATGGTAGTATATAGAAATGTTATAATATGAAACTATTaatattcattattattatgatgGTGTAGTTGCAGATTAAAGTatccaaaaatacaaaatgggTATAGTCAACTTTAGCTAAAGAAATTGCTAATGGATACTTcgttaaaatgatttttatttatttacttataatttatttcaGTGTTAGGGGTCTATGTTTAATCATCCATCATATAAAAAAGTAGCAATCACGAGGTGACAACAATTTGGGGGAGGATCTATTTATTTTCAACAAAGCGACGAGCAATGGaatttgcttttcttttaagaaaaaaaaaaaattgttcgaTGCTTAATTAACCACTATTAACATCGATTGATACAACAAGACGGAATAAAAGTTGTTACTAGAAATTGTTATGGGATCATAAAAGTTCTTAATTATGGTATTGAAAAAATAAGTTGCTAATGTCTATTGTCatttgtcatatatatacaaaaagcaAAAAGTGAACcttttgcagaaaaaaaaacaacacctCAAGCAGTTACTTGaaagttgaaagttgaaactagTTATGTTTTTGTAGTATTTTAGTTCAGTATTAAACACTTTaatcgtatttttttttacttaaaccTCCTTACATGTTAATCAGGTTATACAGTACTTCTTTTTTCCGTAAGAAAAAGTGTCCGTACACTCgttaaaaagaaacatagaTTTGACATTGATAGCTATGTATTCTCTTcgaattttctttttccctaATCTTTTTAAGTTAGGGGCCTCTACGGATGACTTACTTACCATGACcctttattattttaaaaataaaaaatcgagTTTTATTCGGTTCAACAATAGTAATATTGCAGCTATCAAAgttttatagaaaata is drawn from Camelina sativa cultivar DH55 chromosome 8, Cs, whole genome shotgun sequence and contains these coding sequences:
- the LOC104706220 gene encoding adenylate isopentenyltransferase 5, chloroplastic-like, which translates into the protein MNPCMTALRQVIHQPLLNFQGNMVDGPFFRRKDKVVFVMGATGTGKSRLAIDLATRFPAEIVNSDKIQVYKGLDIVTNKVTPEESLGVPHHLLGTVHDTYEDFTAEDFQREAIRAVESIVQRDRVPIIAGGSNSYIEALVNNCVDFRLRYNCCFLWVDVSRPVLHSFVSERVDKMVEMGLVDEVRRIFDPSSSDYSAGIRRAIGVPELDEFLRSEMRNYPAETTERLLETAIKNIKENTCLLACRQLQKIQRLYKQWKWNMHRVDATEVFLRRGEEADEAWENAVARPSALAVDRFLNYNDDLHLDGTDILLPEISAVPPLPAAVAAISR